A stretch of Prunus dulcis chromosome 6, ALMONDv2, whole genome shotgun sequence DNA encodes these proteins:
- the LOC117632407 gene encoding 4-alpha-glucanotransferase, chloroplastic/amyloplastic — protein sequence MYCLNAYQYQPPSSSSTLPLCNFLSLSLSLSLSLSMAVNSSLSLLPSTLSPKLSNSSSIPNSTHFQPKTRIPLFRHFQMTNGVFLTPVSVVSTSASAVVGVGDDLPLDYGDVFPQADPSERRRAGVVLHPTSFRGPHGIGDFGEEAFRFIDWLHEAGCSLWQVLPLVPPGRKANEEGSPYSGQDANCGNTLLISLEELVNDGLLTKEELPKPVDSDRVNYSTVADLKDPLIAKAAERLIRSEGELKSQLEDFRNDPDISSWLEDAAYFAAIDSSLNAFSWYEWPEPLKNRHLAALEDIYQSKQHFINIFIAKQFLFQRQWQKVRKYAQMKRISIMGDMPIYVGYHSADVWANKKHFLLNRNGFPLEVSGVPPDAFSETGQLWDSPLYDWKAMEKEGFSWWIRRMRRAQNIYDEFRIDHFRGLAGFWAVPSEAKVAMVGRWKAGPGKSFFDAIFRAAGKINIIAEDLGVITEDVIQLRKSIGAPGMAVLQFAFGSDAANPHLPHNHEPNQVVYTGTHDNDTIRGWWDVLKQEEKSNVLKYLSIAEEDDISWALAKAALSSVARTAIIPMQDILRLGSSARMNIPATQFGNWGWRIPSSRSFDSLETEAMQLREMLSMYGRL from the exons ATGTACTGTTTGAATGCTTATCAATATCaaccaccatcatcatcatccacaCTTCCACTCTgcaactttctctctctctctctctctctctctctctctctctcaatggCCGTGAATAGCTCTCTCTCACTCCTCCCTTCCACTCTCTCCCCCAAGCTCTCCAACTCCTCCTCAATCCCCAACTCCACTCACTTCCAACCCAAAACCCGAATTCCACTCTTCCGACATTTCCAAATGACCAACGGCGTCTTCCTGACCCCTGTTTCCGTCGTTTCGACCTCCGCCTCTGCCGTCGTTGGTGTCGGCGACGACTTACCTCTAGACTATGGCGACGTGTTCCCCCAGGCGGATCCGAGCGAGCGCAGAAGAGCTGGCGTGGTCCTCCATCCGACGTCGTTCCGTGGACCCCACGGCATTGGAGATTTTGGGGAGGAGGCGTTTCGTTTCATTGACTGGCTTCATGAGGCCGGGTGCTCCCTCTGGCAGGTGCTTCCGCTGGTTCCTCCTGGTAGGAAAGCCAATGAAGAGGGCTCCCCTTACTCTGGTCAG GATGCAAATTGTGGTAACACTCTGTTGATATCTCTTGAGGAGCTTGTCAATGATGGTTTGTTGACAAAGGAAGAGCTTCCAAAACCAGT TGATTCTGACCGCGTGAATTACTCAACTGTTGCTGACTTAAAGGATCCTCTGATAGCTAAG GCTGCAGAGAGGCTTATTAGGAGTGAAGGTGAACTTAAAAGTCAGCTTGAAGATTTCCGTAATGACCCGGATATATCAA GCTGGCTTGAAGATGCAGCTTATTTTGCAGCAATTGACAGCAGTTTAAATGCTTTCAGTTGGTACGAGTGGCCTGAACCTTTGAAAAATCGCCATCTTGCAGCCTTGGAAGACATTTACCAGAGCAAACAGCATTTT ATAAATATCTTCATTGCTAAACAATTTTTGTTCCAAAGGCAATGGCAGAAAGTTCGCAAGTATGCACAGATGAAGCGAATCAGTATCATGGGAGACATGCCCATTTACGTAGGTTATCACAGTGCAGATGTTTGGGCCAATAAAAAACATTTTCTGCTG AACAGGAATGGTTTTCCTCTTGAAGTTAGTGGTGTTCCCCCGGATGCTTTCAGTGAAACTGGTCAGCTCTGGGACAG CCCTCTATATGATTGGAAAGCAATGGAGAAAGAAGGATTTTCATGGTGGATACGCCGCATGCGAAGAGCACAGAATATATATGACGAATTCAGGATCGACCACTTTAGAGGTCTTGCTGGCTTTTGGGCTGTTCCTTCTG AAGCAAAAGTTGCCATGGTTGGACGATGGAAG GCCGGACCTGGAAAATCATTTTTTGATGCCATATTCAGAGCAGCTGGGAAGATTAACATAATAGCTGAAGATTTG GGAGTTATCACTGAGGATGTAATTCAGCTAAGGAAATCCATAGGGGCACCTGGAATGGCTGTCCTCCAGTTTG CTTTTGGAAGTGATGCTGCTAACCCTCATTTACCTCATAATCATGAGCCCAATCAAGTTGTTTACACTGGAACTCATGATAATGACACG ATTCGAGGGTGGTGGGATGTTTTGAAGCAAGAAGAGAAGTCCAAT GTCCTGAAGTATCTTTCAAttgctgaagaagatgataTCTCATGGGCACTCGCAAAAGCTGCATTATCTTCTGTGGCCCGAACAGCAATCATACCTATGCAAGATATTCTTAGGTTAGGAAGTTCAGCGAGGATGAACATTCCTGCAACTCAG TTTGGAAATTGGGGTTGGAGGATACCTAGTTCCAGGAGCTTTGATAGCTTGGAGACAGAAGCTATGCAACTGAGGGAAATGTTGTCGATGTATGGGCGGCTGTAA